The DNA region CAAGCAAAGTTGCATACAGATTTATGTCTGGCCTAGCTTCAAATCCAAATTCAGAAGGCACACCAGAATCCCCAAGCAATTCTAACAGAGGCACCCCTAAATTTCAAGGTGCATGGTTTAAAAACTTGATGTCCATGGGTGCCAAACCTTCGACTAGCACATCAGAGCTTTTGGAAGAGTCTGGCGTCATTCCTACCCGCCCCCAACAGCATTCAGAAGTGACAACACAGCTCGAAACAAAATAGTTGTCGAAAAGTAGTTGAATCCATGTTGTACAACTAGAATCTTTGATTCCTACGATCACGACTGTAAAGAGTACTCATTGTTAAGAGAATTGCTTTGTGTCAAGTATTTGACTGTTATCCTTGGATCTGCTAAAATGATCAGGATCTATGCGAGTTGTGTTCATCGGGAAATTACATCATTTTGCCTAGCAAAGTGGCGATTAATTATGATCCTTTATTGTTTATACTTTTTAAACAGGCACCGCATTGAAGTTTATGCTTCTTAAAACAATGATCCTTTCCACGCTTAGAACTTGggaggaaaaatagaaaaaataatagaaatcgaAAGTTAAAAGGGTTTTCTTTTTTATTAGAATTGTCCaaagtaattttttatttattatttaaataatattttattgtatcctaatttttattttattttttatttttgacaatGGGATTTAGAACAGTTAtgatataattattataatataacatTGGTAagaaatatctatatttattattattattataattatttttgtttttttatatctatattttatttgtttttttttatttagaaaaaaaaaatcacttgcTTCGCTAAATTCCGTTTCTCGCTTCTCTAAATTCCGTCCGTCTATAAATAGAGCCGCTACTCACTGTCTCTTCATTTGAAATCCTGCGTCGTCTTCTGTCTCCGATCTCTCGCTCTAGGGTTCAAGAAGAGCGACATTGGAGCATGGCCGGCAGACTCCTCCGATGCACACTGCCAGCTGCCTCGTGGGGGATAAAGCGCCAGCGAACGGAGGGCCGTCGCCCTTCGCATCCGCCCTCGGTTTTCCTCAGTCGAGATGAGGAGGACTGCATCCTCGGTCTCCTCATGCTGTCGGGTGCCCTGCTCGACCTTCGCCGCGGGGTTCCGCCGCCGCCGCAAGCACCAAAGCAGCTGCTGATGCTTCCTTCCCGATCGTCGCCTCCACCGGCGGAGACGCGGGAGCAAGAATCGCCTTATCTGATCTCATTCCCTGGGCTAATGCCGCTTCTGCCTCCGCCGAAGGAAAAGCAGTCTCCGGCTCTgaaacaacaacaacagcaacggCAGAACGAGACGCTTTCCCCTGCGACGCCTTCAACGGCCGATTTGCGCCGTTACGAGTGCCCAGAATGTGGAAAGGCATTCTTTTCGTACCAGGCCCTCGGCGGCCACAAAAGCAGCCACCGGAAGCGCCGCTGGGCGCAGGAGCAAGAATCGCCGTATCTGATCTCATTCCCTGGGCTAATGCCGCCGCTTCTGCCTCCGCCGGAGGAAAAGCAGTCTTCGCTTTCGTCCCCGGCGCTGAAACAAGAACAGCAGCGGCAGAACGAGACGCTTTCTCCTGCGACGCCTTCAACGGCCGATCTGCGCCGCTACGAGTGCCCAGAATGCGGAAAAGCATTCTCTTCGTACCAGGCACTCGGCGGCCACAAAAGCATCCACCGGAAGCGGCGGTCGCCCAGCGCCTCCAAGACAGAAAAGCAGAGACGCGTCAAGGCGAGAAGAGCAATACTATGCCATCGATTTCACTGACGGAGTGCTCGCCGATGAATTGGGGACTAGGCATCGACCTCAACCAGCCGGCGATAGAAAAGGATTAGGtcacggaggaggaggaggcggtggTGGGAGTTGGCTGCCgatcaatttctcctctcctctgttttaatttcattttaggATAATGAAATGTCTTGTTAATTAATCTCTTGTTGTACATAATTCATTTGAAATGTTATGAAAGTGATTAAACTTCTACCTGCTTAGCTTAGCTTAGCTTGTTGTGCATTATTtactcatttatttatttatttatttttgacaaTTTCACATATATAATTTTGAGGGGAAAAACATttcgttttatttttattttctaaaaaataaaaaatataacagtacatttggttttatttttattttctaaaaaatacttattttttttcttataaaataacttttaaacattttctattttaccataaaatgatatttttttaaaaaataaataaatatgaaaattaccaACCAAATAATATTTCtcttttagttttcaaaagataaaaataaaaaataatcaaacttACAAATAAACATTTATGTCATGCAAAAATTAAATATATCAATTTTGAACATCactttatttgaaatttttttatgacGTTATTAATTAATACAATAGAAGTTTATAACAGTGAAAGTGTTAcataaatattaatcaaaatttgaattaatttttataaaattatttttattaagaaTGTCAGCTGCTACAATATACTATTACCAGTGTGGATTATAATTGAAGTATTTATATTATGGTAGTTATAATCTAATAACTTCTAAAATAAGAGTATCTTGAAAATAAAAATGTATTAAGTGAGATAGAATGTTATTTTAATAACAAATAAAAAAGGAGTGCAATTTGAATAAAAagatcattattttattttatttatatttttaaattaattaatttattgtatTAGTTATAATCCACGGTCAACCTAAGTAGTTATGAATCCTGATTATGCCCCAATTCGTACGAAGTTGCATAGGAGATGTTTTATCCGAATGAGTTTTCTAGGATACATTACATGTCTCCCCTCTAAATCAGACATCAAAATTGAATagagtctattttttttttttaaaaaaaatgaatgattTCCAAACATGCGAAGGTTGAGAAACCTCCTTACTAGGAGTGCCCCTAATTAGACTAGCAAGTAGGGCGTCAAACCACGTAGGGATGGAGAAGAGGGTGATCGGGTTCTTCGACTACTTCATGTTGTTTTTGATTTCTTATAATTAAACTGCCTTCAACCTCCAAGTTGAACTTTCAAGAAGTAAATTGTGGAAGGAGAGATTGTTACGTCAATTCTTAGTATTCCACCTCTATCTTGGATTCTGCACCTTAACCATCTCCAACCATCTAGAGGAACTAATGAGGAGATAATGAAGGAGGGAGCAGTGCATCATGATACTGATCACACAAGGATAACTCTCTCATCCACTCAAACCACTGTACTACCGGCGTGAATCTTACTTTTGAATCGTTTGCAACCGCtaggaataaaagggagtttttttttccctttttactgtctacttttctttactttcgcactttgcttttatatttttgtttcataCTTTGTGTCTTGTTAGGTCTATATTccatttgattttgaataaatATCTCCTTGTGtgttttctagtaatattttgaGAATGGGAAAAGTTTTTTAAGTTTGACCAAAGTTTTAGGTCATTGGACATGATTGAATGCTCTACTTGCATACTATTGGTTAGTGTTATGATAAATTATATTTggattaattgagtttgattgtcaaattacctagagaggactacTACATTcctaatcttttcaaaattacaatATCATATATGTGCACCAATATGATGAAGGATATCTCTTTGCttattctttgattttttttccttttacatTTTAATTGAATAACTCACTCAACAAATTTTATCTTCCACCTTTGTTTTGCTATTCTTtcattgagagttttggttgatgTCTTTATGAGTTAGAATGTTAAAATTTTAAGAGTGGGAGAAAGAGAGGCATATGTTTGAGTTCATGGAGGTTCCACACTGCAAATTGATTGGAAATTTTGAAATGGGAGATCAATTCAAGAGTCAGTTTGTTGGAGGGTTTTTAAGGCAGAATTCTCATTGAGATTTCTTATTTTGGATTTGTACTAAGTTTGTGGAATCCAGCTAGTTAGTTAACTGAATGTCACATCAATTTAGTAGGACaatttgagagcattttcaagtcCTAGTGTGGCTGTTAGCCTTGGATGATGCTGCTGAAAATGTCCATAGCCATTCTTAtctcaaaaactaaaaaaaaaatctgtacaAGAGTTGGAAAGTCTGTCAAAAGCTGATGGAATGATGCAAGATCTTGTTGCTGGAAAAGGTTTCCAAGAAACAGGAAAGTTT from Zingiber officinale cultivar Zhangliang chromosome 4B, Zo_v1.1, whole genome shotgun sequence includes:
- the LOC121978319 gene encoding zinc finger protein ZAT5-like encodes the protein MAGRLLRCTLPAASWGIKRQRTEGRRPSHPPSVFLSRDEEDCILGLLMLSGALLDLRRGVPPPPQAPKQLLMLPSRSSPPPAETREQESPYLISFPGLMPLLPPPKEKQSPALKQQQQQRQNETLSPATPSTADLRRYECPECGKAFFSYQALGGHKSSHRKRRWAQEQESPYLISFPGLMPPLLPPPEEKQSSLSSPALKQEQQRQNETLSPATPSTADLRRYECPECGKAFSSYQALGGHKSIHRKRRSPSASKTEKQRRVKARRAILCHRFH